One part of the Populus alba chromosome 18, ASM523922v2, whole genome shotgun sequence genome encodes these proteins:
- the LOC118051657 gene encoding uncharacterized protein, which produces MYRSFVTCDDPKGVVECGTIRKYKSGSHKMEHKIISHKTQKNSKTDLTVMAEKKELVSKGIVEEYRTPSSFQLLEVSRGAQKLNQTINSWSKGLSSDGQSKDIAKDLLKGALDMQESLLMLGKLQEASHYMAQLKRQREKLKRGKINEVGAEMMNSHQSGDLHCQTGFQKPLLSADGSSNDYIDELKKAITDSLGRHNLRPNRTTREKTSKERRKRDSDPDVPSTSSSQSSVAQSSSSHSTRSISTAAPPRKENSPNLIAKLMGLEDMPSKTLQKHPQKQLDVETDLSRRRPRPVFDIEMPKVRKPQPLMHKVRPEPRALKDILETMQFKGLLKCHSVKELKSWSHHSRETHTNRRSGNYISPIVLIKPGVSCFESKEIPASMVWEMGAMKAELMPRKVKLKKGPEPDTRSADYKEVTYSTSKMLRKTDVDEPTNKRLGQEEGTKDRREVVVKPEEKEIKTVVQEEVAVRENKGNAEPEPEETLIKTLSKERVEDRKDVVPRAEEQRIRTKLKGSSKLKASCPLTNQQQKKETDVKKVNKTQRVDTDSRKRIETEVVKPKNVSRSQEQAKVISTKTRTEHGSMTTKTQITQQSSTNQKSILKHTTKTTVHGPKDQKRKIVAEPTAEKPTNEELGCKEDKKNGHKCDADPVSKVTNTPLAGQPSTDEEANVLKFHNEEHCSDTQSSPCNHTLVTSEHEEVAKSPEEASNDMGLIGGDGESSKNGIQLNALLLSSPLFLTRAEELFDLNMNSPQTFPPSGVCDYRIANMELSLDYANEYIERRSCVDSQTRHPLLQTCTGDSRPDLSLEKLVEEVVNGAKTLASYCKLGSYDLPADSLYGIPENDIRCGSVVSGTWDLGWRNGFSVDEAEQTVNDVEKLLISELIEEMFT; this is translated from the exons ATGTACAGATCATTTGTCACATGTGATGATCCCAAAGGAGTTGTAGAATGCGGGACAATTAGAAAATACAAGAGTGGTTCCCACAAAATGGAGCATAAGATCATAAGCCATAAAACACAGAAGAACTCTAAAACAGATTTGACAGTCATGGCTGAAAAGAAGGAGCTGGTCTCTAAAGGGATTGTGGAAGAGTATCGCACTCCATCTTCATTTCAACTCCTGGAGGTCTCAAGAGGAGCTCAGAAGCTGAACCAGACGATCAACTCGTGGTCCAAGGGGTTGAGCTCTGATGGCCAGTCTAAAGATATTGCAAAAGATCTGTTGAAAGGGGCTCTAGATATGCAGGAGTCTCTCCTCATGCTTGGCAAGCTGCAAGAAGCCTCGCATTATATGGCCCAGCTGAAAAGGCAGAGAGAGAAGctaaaaagaggaaaaattaaTGAAGTCGGGGCTGAAATGATGAATTCACATCAATCTGGTGATCTCCATTGCCAGACAGGATTTCAAAAGCCACTGCTTTCTGCTGATGGTTCTTCCAATGATTACATTGATGAGCTTAAGAAAGCAATCACAGATAGCCTTGGCAGGCATAATTTGCGCCCAAACAGAACCACCCGAGAGAAGACGtccaaagaaaggagaaagagggaCTCAGATCCAGATGTCCCCTCCACGAGCTCAAGCCAGTCGTCAGTGGCTCAGTCTAGCAGTAGCCATTCTACTCGCTCCATATCTACAGCAGCTCCTCCAAGGAAGGAAAACAGTCCAAATCTGATTGCCAAGCTAATGGGTCTGGAAGACATGCCAtcaaaaacattgcaaaaacaTCCACAGAAACAGTTGGATGTTGAGACCGATTTAAGCCGGAGGAGGCCAAGGCCAGTCTTTGATATTGAAATGCCAAAGGTAAGGAAGCCTCAACCCTTAATGCATAAGGTACGTCCAGAGCCAAGAGCACTGAAGGATATTCTTGAAACCATGCAATTTAAAGGACTCTTGAAATGCCACTCAGTCAAAGAGCTCAAGTCCTGGTCCCATCACTCCAGAGAAACGCATACCAACCGGAGGTCTGGTAATTATATTTCACCTATTGTACTAATAAAACCTGGTGTGTCATGCTTCGAATCAAAAGAGATACCTGCATCAATGGTTTGGGAAATGGGAGCCATGAAAGCTGAATTGATGCCACGAAAAGTAAAGTTAAAAAAAGGACCCGAACCTGATACTAGATCAGCGGACTACAAAGAGGTGACCTATAGCACTAGCAAAATGCTGCGTAAAACAGACGTTGATGAGCCTACAAACAAAAGGCTGGGCCAGGAGGAAGGAACCAAGGATCGCAGAGAGGTAGTTGTGAAgccagaagaaaaggaaatcaaaacAGTTGTCCAGGAAGAAGTTGCTGTTCGTGAAAACAAAGGGAACGCAGAGCCGGAACCCGAAGAGACTCTAATAAAAACGCTGAGCAAGGAACGAGTAGAGGACCGCAAAGATGTAGTTCCAAGAGCAGAAGAGCAAAGAATTAGAACAAAATTGAAGGGTTCGTCCAAGTTGAAAGCTAGCTGTCCTTTAACTAACCAACAACAGAAAAAAGAGACAGATGTGAAAAAGGTAAATAAGACTCAGAGGGTGGATACTGATAGCAGGAAACGGATAGAGACAGAGGTTGTGAAGCCTAAAAATGTATCAAGATCTCAAGAACAAGCCAAGGTGATTTCAACAAAGACAAGAACTGAACATGGATCAATGACTACAAAGACTCAAATTACTCAACAGAGCAGTACGAATCAAAAATCCATCTTGAAACACACAACAAAAACCACAGTTCACGGCCCTAAAGATCAGAAGCGGAAGATAGTTGCTGAGCCTACAGCAGAAAAACCAACT AATGAGGAACTAGGATGCAAAGAAGACAAGAAGAATGGCCACAAATGTGATGCTGATCCTGTTTCCAAAGTAACCAACACCCCACTTGCTGGCCAGCCATCTACAGATGAGGAAGCAAATgtcttaaaatttcataatgaaG AACATTGCAGTGACACCCAGAGTTCTCCCTGCAATCATACATTGGTGACCTCTGAACATGAGGAAGTTGCGAAATCTCCTGAAGAAGCCAGCAATGATATGGGTCTCATAGGAGGAGATGGAGAAAGTTCCAAAAACGGAATCCAATTGAATGCTTTACTTTTGAGCAGTCCATTGTTTCTCACTCGTGCAGAGGAGCTTTTCGATCTCAATATGAATAGCCCCCAGACCTTTCCACCATCTGGCGTCTGCGATTATCGAATAGCCAACATGGAACTTTCTTTAGATTATGCTAATGAATACATTGAACGTAGAAGCTGTGTAGATTCACAAACAAGGCACCCGCTGCTACAAACTTGTACAGGAGATTCAAGACCTGATCTTTCTTTAGAGAAGTTGGTGGAGGAGGTTGTCAATGGAGCCAAGACTCTGGCTAGTTATTGCAAGCTTGGCTCTTACGACCTTCCAGCTGATAGTCTGTATGGGATACCGGAAAACGATATAAGATGTGGATCGGTAGTGAGTGGAACATGGGATTTGGGGTGGAGGAACGGATTTTCTGTGGATGAAGCTGAGCAAACTGTGAATGACGTAGAGAAGTTGCTTATAAGTGAGTTGATTGAGGAGATGTTTACATAA